In Herbinix luporum, a single window of DNA contains:
- the tsaE gene encoding tRNA (adenosine(37)-N6)-threonylcarbamoyltransferase complex ATPase subunit type 1 TsaE, whose product MKIESFCLEDTFRLGYNLGCNAESGQVYCIYGDLGVGKTVFTQGFAKGLGVDEAVNSPTFTIVQEYKGEKLPLYHFDVYRISDISEMEEIGYEDYFYNEGVCLIEWAELIEEVLPKKRTNIYINKDLTKGFDYRIIEIKVEV is encoded by the coding sequence ATGAAAATAGAAAGTTTTTGTTTAGAGGACACCTTTAGGCTGGGATATAATTTAGGCTGCAATGCAGAAAGTGGACAGGTATATTGTATATATGGTGATTTAGGTGTAGGTAAGACAGTATTTACCCAGGGCTTTGCCAAAGGATTGGGAGTTGATGAAGCTGTGAACAGCCCCACATTTACCATTGTCCAAGAATACAAGGGTGAAAAACTTCCCCTATACCATTTTGACGTTTATCGTATAAGCGATATAAGTGAGATGGAAGAGATAGGTTATGAAGATTATTTTTACAATGAGGGAGTCTGCCTAATTGAATGGGCAGAGTTAATAGAAGAAGTTTTACCAAAGAAAAGGACCAACATATATATTAATAAAGATTTAACCAAGGGTTTTGATTATAGGATTATAGAAATTAAAGTAGAAGTATAA
- a CDS encoding ECF transporter S component: protein MNTTVNTKKNQKTSSLMSIRSLIIMTMLGTISVILMKLAIPVWFAPPWYELDLSEVPVLIGAFTLGPIGGIIIEMIKILLNLVIDFTITAGVGETANFLMGCSLVVPAAIIYHRNKTLKSAIKGLIVGTFSMVIIAGLLNAFVLLPTYAYFFKMPVDSLIETGSKINPAIKNMSTMIFYAVTPFNLLKGSLVSIVTLLTYKRIRRAINTIMGI from the coding sequence ATGAATACAACAGTTAATACCAAGAAAAATCAAAAAACAAGCAGTCTTATGTCTATCAGGTCCCTGATTATTATGACTATGCTTGGAACAATTTCAGTAATTTTAATGAAGCTTGCCATTCCGGTATGGTTTGCACCCCCCTGGTATGAGCTGGATTTAAGTGAAGTGCCGGTCCTTATAGGAGCGTTTACATTGGGTCCTATAGGGGGAATTATAATTGAGATGATAAAAATTCTTTTAAATCTGGTAATTGATTTTACAATAACAGCAGGAGTCGGGGAGACCGCTAATTTTTTAATGGGCTGCTCTTTAGTTGTACCTGCAGCCATTATATATCATAGAAATAAAACACTTAAATCAGCTATAAAGGGCTTGATTGTGGGTACTTTTTCAATGGTAATAATAGCCGGTTTGTTAAATGCCTTTGTACTTCTTCCCACATATGCTTATTTTTTCAAGATGCCTGTTGATAGTTTAATTGAAACCGGATCAAAAATAAATCCCGCCATCAAGAATATGTCAACAATGATTTTCTATGCAGTTACACCTTTTAATCTTCTTAAAGGTTCATTGGTTTCTATTGTAACTCTTCTGACATATAAAAGAATTAGGAGAGCAATTAATACTATTATGGGAATATAA
- a CDS encoding YdcF family protein has product MKVISYLILVLGVFCLIYYGVIISYAGIGSSFSWFWLAAGIFSIVLFFIIGYMIKQNIRLHGFLRGLIVLLFISGLSIFIFIEALIIYHGNKKADSNMDYLIVLGAQVRGTRITNSLYHRLNRAATYLKDNPETLVIVSGGQGPGEDISEAEAMKNFLIENGIDEDRILMEDKSTNTNENILYSKKLISKDNAKVALVTNGFHVFRSVSIAKKQGLTNIQGLSAPSDKILTISYYVREIFGVVKYFVFGNM; this is encoded by the coding sequence ATGAAAGTAATTAGTTACCTTATACTGGTATTAGGGGTTTTTTGCTTAATCTATTATGGAGTAATTATAAGTTATGCCGGAATCGGTTCATCCTTTTCATGGTTTTGGCTGGCAGCAGGAATCTTTTCCATAGTTCTATTTTTTATAATAGGATATATGATAAAGCAAAATATTCGGCTTCATGGTTTTCTTCGTGGTCTTATTGTTCTTTTGTTCATATCAGGATTAAGTATTTTTATCTTTATTGAAGCCCTAATAATATATCATGGGAATAAAAAAGCCGATTCCAATATGGATTATTTAATTGTACTGGGAGCACAAGTAAGAGGAACACGTATAACCAACAGTTTATATCATAGGCTTAATAGGGCAGCAACTTATCTTAAGGATAATCCGGAGACTTTAGTAATAGTTTCAGGAGGACAAGGACCGGGAGAAGACATATCAGAAGCGGAGGCTATGAAAAACTTTTTGATAGAAAATGGAATTGATGAAGATAGAATACTGATGGAAGATAAGTCCACTAATACAAATGAAAATATACTATATAGTAAAAAGTTAATTTCAAAAGATAATGCTAAGGTTGCCTTAGTAACCAATGGCTTTCATGTTTTTCGTTCAGTCAGTATAGCAAAAAAGCAGGGATTAACTAATATTCAGGGTTTATCAGCCCCATCGGATAAGATACTTACTATAAGTTATTATGTAAGAGAAATTTTTGGAGTTGTCAAATACTTTGTTTTTGGCAATATGTAA
- a CDS encoding Tex family protein, with protein sequence MDILKQLKEELNIRLWQVEAAVKLIDEGNTIPFIARYRKEATGSLDDEQLRTLYERLQYLRNLEDKKNQVLNSIEEQGKLTEDLKNQILAATTLVVVEDLYRPYRPKRRTRATIAKEKGLEGLAEIIKAQETDRPVAELAEAYLSEEKEVNTVEEAISGAMDILAEEVSDQAEYRSYIREATIKEGKLVSVAKDETVESVYEMYYNFEEEISKLAGHRVLAINRGEKEKILTVKIVAPEERILRYLEKKYIVKDNPHTNDILKTMLEDSYKRLIAPAIEREIRNNLTEEAEDGAIKVFGKNLVQLLMQPPVVGQVVLGWDPAYRTGCKLAVVDSTGKVLDTVVIYPTPPQNKVEEAKKVLKNLIEKYNITLIALGNGTASRESEQVIVELLKEIKRPISYVIVNEAGASVYSASKLASEEFPEFDVGQRSAASIARRIQDPLAELVKIDPKSIGVGQYQHDMNQKKLGEALNGVVEDCVNKVGVDLNTASVSLLEYVSGISKTVAKNIVAYREANGRFYNRNELLKVAKLGPKAFEQCAGFLRIYDGDNPLDATAVHPESYEAAKVLLFKLGLSLEDIKEIQKKAAESKGLKDQPKKNKAVKQKSGKKKGGFVVKSQDTALAKALAAAVTDSFATVNYNSQEEPYQDKSDIDDYSGSVLSRKIKDKKKLSEELGIGEITLTDIIKELEKPGRDPRDEMPKPILRTDVLEITDLQEGMILKGTVRNVIDFGAFVDIGVHQDGLVHISQLTNKRFVKHPLDVVSVGDIVEVKVLAVDVAKNRIQLTMII encoded by the coding sequence ATGGATATTTTAAAACAACTTAAAGAAGAGCTGAATATACGTCTTTGGCAGGTGGAAGCTGCGGTTAAGTTGATTGATGAAGGTAACACCATACCTTTTATTGCAAGATACCGTAAAGAGGCGACGGGATCCTTAGATGATGAGCAGTTAAGAACCCTATATGAGAGGCTGCAATATCTAAGGAACTTGGAAGATAAGAAAAATCAAGTTTTAAATAGTATTGAAGAACAGGGGAAATTAACGGAGGATTTAAAAAATCAGATTCTAGCTGCAACTACCTTAGTTGTAGTGGAGGATTTATATCGCCCCTATAGACCAAAACGTAGGACCAGGGCCACTATTGCCAAGGAAAAAGGACTAGAAGGCCTGGCAGAAATTATCAAAGCCCAAGAGACTGATAGGCCTGTAGCAGAACTTGCAGAAGCATATCTATCCGAAGAAAAGGAAGTTAATACTGTAGAAGAGGCTATCAGCGGCGCCATGGACATATTAGCAGAGGAAGTATCAGACCAAGCAGAGTATAGAAGTTATATTCGTGAAGCCACTATTAAGGAAGGTAAATTAGTATCTGTGGCAAAAGATGAGACCGTAGAATCGGTATATGAGATGTATTATAATTTTGAGGAAGAGATAAGTAAGCTGGCAGGCCATAGAGTTCTTGCCATTAACCGAGGTGAAAAGGAAAAAATCCTTACAGTAAAGATTGTGGCACCGGAAGAAAGGATTCTTCGTTATCTTGAAAAGAAATATATAGTAAAGGACAACCCCCATACCAATGATATACTTAAAACTATGCTGGAAGACAGTTATAAAAGATTAATTGCCCCGGCTATTGAAAGGGAAATAAGAAATAATTTGACAGAAGAAGCTGAGGACGGTGCAATTAAAGTATTTGGCAAAAACCTGGTTCAATTACTTATGCAGCCCCCCGTAGTAGGCCAAGTAGTTCTTGGATGGGATCCGGCATATCGTACCGGTTGTAAGTTGGCTGTGGTTGATAGTACAGGTAAAGTTCTTGATACTGTGGTTATATATCCCACCCCGCCACAAAACAAGGTTGAAGAAGCCAAGAAGGTTCTTAAGAATTTAATTGAAAAATATAATATTACTTTAATTGCCTTGGGAAACGGTACCGCCTCAAGAGAATCAGAACAGGTTATCGTGGAACTTTTAAAAGAAATAAAACGGCCCATCAGTTATGTTATCGTCAATGAGGCCGGTGCATCAGTATATTCTGCAAGTAAGCTGGCAAGTGAGGAGTTCCCTGAATTTGATGTGGGACAAAGAAGTGCCGCTTCCATTGCAAGAAGGATACAAGATCCCTTAGCTGAGCTTGTTAAGATTGATCCTAAGTCCATAGGGGTAGGACAGTATCAGCATGATATGAATCAAAAGAAACTTGGTGAAGCCTTAAACGGTGTAGTTGAGGATTGTGTAAATAAAGTAGGAGTAGATTTAAATACGGCGTCAGTCTCCCTACTTGAATATGTTTCGGGAATCAGTAAAACAGTTGCAAAAAATATTGTGGCATACAGGGAGGCCAACGGTCGTTTTTATAACCGAAATGAGCTGCTAAAGGTAGCAAAATTAGGACCCAAAGCCTTTGAACAATGTGCGGGATTTTTAAGAATTTACGATGGTGACAATCCCCTAGATGCCACCGCCGTTCACCCAGAATCCTATGAGGCTGCCAAAGTATTATTATTTAAGTTAGGCTTAAGCTTAGAGGATATTAAAGAAATTCAAAAAAAGGCAGCAGAATCAAAAGGTCTTAAAGACCAGCCTAAAAAGAATAAAGCAGTTAAGCAAAAGTCAGGTAAAAAGAAAGGGGGATTTGTAGTAAAATCCCAAGATACAGCTTTAGCCAAGGCCTTGGCAGCGGCGGTTACTGATTCTTTTGCTACTGTAAATTACAATAGCCAAGAAGAGCCTTATCAAGATAAGAGTGATATAGATGATTATTCAGGTTCAGTATTAAGCAGGAAGATTAAGGATAAAAAGAAGCTGTCAGAAGAGCTGGGTATTGGAGAAATTACCCTTACTGATATTATAAAGGAATTAGAAAAACCCGGCAGAGACCCCAGAGATGAGATGCCAAAGCCAATTCTTAGAACCGATGTACTGGAAATAACTGATTTACAAGAAGGTATGATATTAAAAGGCACTGTTCGAAATGTAATTGATTTTGGAGCATTTGTAGATATCGGTGTCCACCAAGATGGCCTGGTTCATATCTCTCAATTAACAAATAAAAGGTTTGTAAAGCATCCCTTGGATGTGGTTAGTGTAGGGGATATAGTGGAGGTTAAAGTTCTGGCTGTAGATGTGGCAAAAAACAGAATTCAACTGACCATGATTATATAG
- a CDS encoding aspartate kinase translates to MLIVKKFGGTSVADKERIFNVARRIEEDYKKGNEIVVVLSAMGKQTDILIQMAKDINPNASKREMDMLLTTGEQVSVALMAMALDALGIPAVSLNAFQVAMHTTSVYSNARIKRIDTDRIRNELQNRRVVLVTGFQGVNKFDDYTTLGRGGSDTTAVALAAALHADKCEIYTDVDGVYTADPRMVKTARKLNEITYDEMLELASLGAGVLHNRSVEMAKKYGVQLVVRSSINKTEGTVVKEVVNMEKMLVSGVAADKNTARIAVVGLEDQPGVAFKLFNHLARHNINVDIILQSVGRDGTKDISFTVKEDDLDEAVATIERHRQGSLKCQKVDVEKGVAKVSIVGAGMMSNTGVAAKMFEALYDVGVNIKMISTSEIRVTVLIDEAHVEKAMNAVHEKFLLSQM, encoded by the coding sequence ATGTTAATAGTTAAGAAATTTGGCGGAACATCAGTCGCCGACAAGGAAAGAATTTTCAATGTTGCCAGACGTATCGAAGAAGATTATAAGAAGGGCAATGAAATCGTAGTAGTATTATCAGCAATGGGAAAACAAACCGATATCTTAATTCAGATGGCAAAAGACATTAATCCCAATGCTTCCAAAAGAGAAATGGATATGCTGCTAACAACAGGGGAACAGGTATCCGTTGCACTTATGGCCATGGCCTTAGATGCCTTAGGTATCCCGGCAGTTTCATTAAATGCTTTTCAGGTTGCTATGCATACCACATCCGTATATAGTAATGCAAGAATAAAAAGAATAGATACGGACAGGATACGAAATGAATTGCAAAATAGAAGAGTTGTATTAGTTACAGGTTTTCAAGGAGTAAATAAATTTGATGATTATACTACTCTTGGAAGAGGAGGGTCTGATACCACTGCAGTGGCACTGGCAGCAGCTCTTCATGCAGATAAATGTGAGATTTATACTGATGTTGATGGGGTATATACAGCAGATCCCAGAATGGTAAAAACAGCAAGAAAACTCAATGAAATTACATACGATGAAATGCTTGAATTAGCATCCTTAGGGGCGGGGGTACTCCATAACCGTTCTGTAGAAATGGCTAAAAAATATGGTGTACAACTGGTGGTTCGTTCCAGCATTAATAAAACAGAAGGTACTGTTGTCAAGGAGGTAGTAAATATGGAGAAAATGCTTGTAAGTGGTGTAGCTGCCGATAAAAATACAGCCCGTATAGCGGTTGTAGGTTTAGAAGATCAGCCTGGGGTTGCCTTTAAATTATTTAATCATTTGGCAAGACATAATATAAATGTTGATATTATTTTACAATCCGTAGGCCGAGACGGAACCAAGGATATCAGCTTTACAGTAAAAGAAGATGACCTTGATGAGGCGGTAGCTACCATAGAAAGACATCGTCAAGGTAGCCTAAAGTGTCAGAAGGTGGATGTTGAAAAAGGGGTTGCTAAGGTCTCCATAGTGGGAGCAGGTATGATGTCAAATACCGGTGTAGCTGCAAAAATGTTTGAGGCTTTATATGATGTAGGTGTCAATATCAAGATGATTTCTACCTCTGAGATAAGAGTTACCGTATTAATTGATGAAGCCCATGTAGAAAAGGCTATGAATGCAGTTCATGAGAAATTTTTATTGTCACAGATGTAA
- a CDS encoding cofactor-independent phosphoglycerate mutase, producing MKYIIVLGDGMADEPIPSIQGKTPLMVADTPCIDLLAKKSELGIVHTIPEGMKPGSDTANLSVLGYNPEKYYSGRSPLEALSIGVDMKDTDIALRCNLVTLSLEEDFEEKTIIDHSAGEISTEEAKLLIEALKKELEDDIYKFYLGTSYRHLTIWEHGKVIDLAQPHDILGKIIGDYLPKEPALKNMMKRSYDILNNHPVNIERKKKGQNVANSIWFWGAGTRPALTSFEEKYGKRGAMISAVDLLKGIAVGTKMKVVEVEGANGTLHTNYEGKARAALDVLLKENYDFVYIHVEAPDEMGHQGNTQNKIKAIEYLDYKVIKTVTVGMEEAGVDYRMLIMPDHPTPIKIRTHTDDPVPYLLYDSRVTKNNPYSYNEFDAKNSGNLILKGYTIIDRLFKNPE from the coding sequence ATGAAATATATCATAGTATTAGGGGACGGAATGGCAGATGAACCTATACCAAGTATTCAGGGAAAAACTCCCCTGATGGTAGCTGATACCCCTTGTATAGATTTATTGGCGAAAAAATCTGAATTAGGGATAGTTCATACGATTCCTGAAGGAATGAAACCGGGCAGCGATACAGCTAATCTATCGGTACTTGGATATAATCCTGAAAAATATTATTCAGGAAGATCTCCCTTGGAGGCTTTAAGTATCGGGGTAGATATGAAGGATACTGATATTGCTTTAAGATGCAATCTGGTAACCTTATCTTTGGAGGAAGACTTTGAGGAAAAAACCATTATAGACCATAGTGCCGGGGAAATTTCTACTGAGGAAGCAAAGCTTTTGATTGAGGCCCTTAAGAAGGAACTTGAGGATGATATTTATAAATTCTATTTGGGAACCAGCTATAGGCATTTGACTATTTGGGAACATGGAAAAGTAATTGACCTTGCCCAGCCCCATGATATTTTAGGTAAAATTATCGGTGATTACCTTCCCAAAGAGCCGGCCCTAAAAAATATGATGAAGAGAAGTTATGATATTTTAAACAATCATCCGGTAAATATAGAACGTAAGAAAAAAGGGCAAAATGTGGCTAATTCCATATGGTTTTGGGGAGCGGGAACAAGACCTGCCCTTACATCCTTTGAGGAGAAGTATGGTAAAAGAGGGGCAATGATATCGGCAGTAGATTTACTTAAAGGAATTGCTGTCGGTACCAAAATGAAGGTAGTAGAGGTAGAAGGTGCCAACGGTACCCTTCATACAAATTATGAAGGGAAGGCTAGGGCAGCCCTAGATGTCTTGTTAAAAGAAAATTATGACTTTGTGTATATTCATGTGGAAGCACCGGATGAGATGGGGCATCAGGGAAATACCCAGAATAAAATTAAGGCCATAGAATATCTGGATTATAAGGTAATAAAGACGGTTACGGTAGGGATGGAAGAAGCCGGGGTAGATTATCGAATGCTTATTATGCCAGATCATCCCACACCCATTAAAATAAGAACCCATACTGATGATCCGGTCCCATATCTACTATATGACAGCCGAGTTACTAAGAACAATCCATATTCTTATAATGAATTTGATGCAAAAAATAGTGGAAACCTTATATTAAAAGGCTATACTATAATAGATAGGTTGTTTAAAAATCCAGAATAG
- a CDS encoding homoserine dehydrogenase, whose translation MINIAVLGYGTIGSGVVEVLRINGDSIFKRAGDEINVKYVLDLKEFPGDPIMDILVHDADIILDDPEVKIVVEVMGGVEPAYSFVKKALLNGKSVVTSNKELVAKHGAELLDLAKEKNLNFLFEASVGGGIPIIRPLNQSLTADEIVEITGILNGTTNYILSKMSEEDIDFETALKNAQALGYAERDPSADVDGHDACRKIAILSSLAYGMQVDFEDIYTEGISHITDIDIQYAKALKARIKLFASSIRDEDESVYAMVAPVMIRADHPLYSVNDVFNGIYVKGNVIGDVMFYGSGAGKLPTASAVVADVVDAAKHLNKNIWTIWSSKKLELISTDRVKHRFLVRVSKENNTLKDMEALFGEIEKVPEVVTDELAFITPLISEKDMKEKKEQISGIVGSVRVRF comes from the coding sequence ATGATTAACATAGCAGTCCTAGGATATGGCACAATCGGTTCGGGGGTTGTGGAAGTCTTAAGGATTAACGGCGACAGCATTTTTAAAAGAGCCGGAGATGAAATTAATGTTAAATATGTGTTAGATCTTAAGGAATTTCCCGGTGATCCTATAATGGATATACTGGTTCATGATGCAGATATAATCCTAGATGATCCTGAGGTAAAGATTGTTGTTGAGGTAATGGGAGGAGTTGAGCCGGCTTACTCCTTTGTTAAAAAAGCCCTACTAAACGGTAAGAGTGTGGTTACATCTAATAAAGAACTGGTTGCAAAGCATGGAGCAGAACTTTTAGATCTTGCTAAAGAAAAAAATCTTAACTTCCTTTTTGAGGCCAGTGTAGGCGGGGGAATTCCTATTATCCGTCCTTTAAATCAATCCCTGACTGCCGATGAAATTGTTGAGATCACAGGAATTTTAAATGGAACTACTAATTATATATTAAGTAAAATGAGTGAAGAGGATATTGATTTTGAAACTGCATTAAAAAATGCACAAGCCTTAGGATATGCAGAAAGAGATCCTTCTGCCGATGTTGACGGTCATGATGCCTGTAGGAAGATAGCAATCCTTTCCTCCTTGGCCTATGGTATGCAGGTGGACTTTGAGGATATTTATACCGAAGGGATTTCCCATATTACAGATATAGATATTCAGTATGCAAAGGCTCTAAAAGCAAGGATAAAACTGTTTGCCTCAAGCATCAGGGATGAGGATGAAAGTGTATATGCCATGGTAGCTCCCGTAATGATTAGGGCAGATCATCCTCTATATAGTGTCAACGATGTATTTAATGGCATATATGTTAAAGGAAATGTTATAGGAGATGTAATGTTTTATGGAAGCGGTGCAGGAAAACTTCCAACCGCCAGTGCTGTTGTTGCTGACGTGGTAGATGCAGCCAAGCATCTTAATAAGAACATTTGGACAATCTGGAGTAGTAAGAAATTAGAGCTCATTAGTACCGATCGTGTAAAACATAGATTTTTAGTACGTGTTTCAAAGGAAAATAACACTCTTAAAGATATGGAAGCATTATTTGGGGAGATTGAGAAGGTTCCTGAGGTGGTCACAGATGAATTGGCATTTATTACACCCCTAATAAGCGAAAAAGATATGAAGGAAAAGAAAGAGCAGATAAGTGGAATAGTGGGAAGTGTTAGGGTAAGATTTTAG
- a CDS encoding ACT domain-containing protein: protein MSEDQYFIVKKKALPEVLLKVVKAKRLLDSERVMTVQEATDAVQISRSSFYKYRDDIMPFYEHSRGKTITFILQMDDTPGLLSKVLSNVAKFHANILTIHQTIPVNKIAMLTLSIEILPQTESISVMLQSIEEMEGIHYVKILARE from the coding sequence TTGAGTGAAGATCAATATTTTATTGTGAAAAAGAAGGCACTGCCTGAGGTGCTTTTAAAAGTTGTAAAAGCAAAGAGGCTTCTTGATTCTGAAAGGGTTATGACGGTACAGGAAGCGACAGATGCTGTACAAATTAGCAGAAGCTCCTTCTATAAATACCGGGATGATATTATGCCTTTTTATGAACATTCGAGGGGAAAGACCATAACATTTATTCTTCAAATGGATGATACCCCGGGACTTTTATCCAAGGTACTTAGTAATGTGGCAAAATTTCATGCCAATATTCTTACTATACATCAGACAATTCCCGTAAATAAAATTGCAATGCTGACCTTAAGCATTGAGATACTGCCGCAAACAGAAAGTATTTCTGTTATGTTGCAATCTATTGAAGAAATGGAAGGCATTCATTATGTAAAAATATTAGCCAGAGAATAA
- a CDS encoding amino acid ABC transporter ATP-binding protein: protein MIVTKNLKKAFGNHMVLKGIDETIHKGEKVVIIGPSGSGKSTFLRCLNLLEEPTEGEVWFEGKKINDKNININQIRQKMGMVFQQFNLFPHLTVLENITLAPVKLGIMSKDEAKDKAIELLKKIGLTQKADSYPNQLSGGQKQRIAIIRALAMNPSVMLFDEPTSALDPEMVGEVLDLMVSLAEEGMTMVVVTHEMSFAKKVATRVLFMDEGEIVEQNSPDELFANPKHPRLKEFLSKVL from the coding sequence GTGATCGTAACTAAGAATCTTAAGAAAGCTTTTGGAAATCATATGGTTTTAAAGGGGATCGATGAGACAATTCATAAAGGAGAAAAGGTAGTTATAATAGGCCCTTCCGGTTCCGGTAAATCCACTTTTCTTCGTTGTTTGAATCTGCTAGAAGAGCCAACCGAAGGTGAAGTTTGGTTTGAAGGTAAAAAAATAAATGATAAAAATATAAATATAAATCAAATAAGACAAAAAATGGGTATGGTATTTCAGCAATTTAATTTATTTCCTCATTTGACTGTATTAGAAAATATAACTTTGGCCCCTGTAAAGCTTGGTATTATGTCAAAAGATGAAGCAAAAGATAAGGCCATAGAACTGTTAAAAAAAATAGGACTTACCCAAAAAGCTGACTCTTATCCAAACCAACTGTCCGGAGGACAAAAGCAGCGTATTGCAATTATCCGTGCCTTAGCCATGAATCCCAGTGTTATGTTATTTGACGAACCTACCTCGGCACTGGATCCTGAAATGGTTGGTGAAGTCCTGGATTTGATGGTTAGTTTAGCAGAAGAGGGTATGACTATGGTGGTGGTAACCCATGAAATGAGTTTTGCAAAAAAGGTGGCCACTAGGGTCTTGTTTATGGATGAAGGTGAAATTGTAGAACAAAATAGTCCTGATGAATTATTTGCTAATCCCAAACATCCAAGGCTTAAGGAATTTCTTTCAAAAGTTTTATAA